From a single Pirellulaceae bacterium genomic region:
- the obgE gene encoding GTPase ObgE, translating into MFVDRAEVEILAGRGGDGCVAFRREKYVPLGGPSGGDGGDGGSVIVVAREGVNSLVAFAHRKHWRAENGYPGLGSDRHGRNGEDLIIEVPPGTMIMDLASGMTICDLVTDGQRVTIARGGRGGKGNTHFKHSTNQAPREATKGAKGEQRRVIFELKVIADVGLVGLPNAGKSTLLSRLSRARPEIANYPFTTKYPNLGLVTVDLQRSLVMADIPGLIEGAAGGAGLGHDFLRHIMRAGILVHLVEPMPMDGSDPVHNYQVIRHELHQYSQQLAERPEIVVISKAELPEAAEAHARLKAATGRDVLLISAVTGQGLSDLIYRVAQQLDQQVSADRATSS; encoded by the coding sequence ATGTTCGTAGATCGAGCTGAAGTAGAAATCCTAGCGGGCCGTGGCGGGGACGGTTGCGTGGCCTTTCGTCGCGAAAAATACGTGCCGCTGGGCGGCCCCAGCGGTGGTGATGGCGGCGACGGTGGTAGCGTGATTGTCGTCGCTCGCGAAGGCGTCAATAGTCTGGTCGCTTTTGCTCATCGCAAGCACTGGCGAGCCGAAAACGGATACCCGGGACTGGGATCAGATCGCCATGGCCGTAACGGCGAGGATTTGATTATTGAAGTTCCTCCGGGCACAATGATTATGGACTTGGCCAGCGGCATGACGATCTGCGATTTAGTGACCGACGGCCAACGCGTGACAATTGCTCGCGGCGGTCGGGGAGGCAAAGGCAATACGCACTTCAAGCACTCGACTAATCAAGCCCCGCGCGAGGCGACCAAAGGTGCCAAGGGTGAACAGCGCCGAGTCATCTTCGAGCTGAAGGTCATTGCCGACGTAGGGCTGGTAGGCCTGCCCAATGCGGGCAAGAGCACGCTGTTAAGCCGCCTGTCGCGGGCACGACCCGAAATCGCCAACTACCCATTTACCACCAAGTACCCCAATCTGGGCTTGGTCACGGTCGACCTGCAACGCTCGCTGGTCATGGCCGACATTCCCGGCCTGATCGAGGGCGCTGCCGGCGGTGCCGGCTTGGGCCACGATTTCCTGCGACACATCATGCGCGCTGGAATTCTAGTACATCTCGTCGAACCGATGCCGATGGACGGCTCAGATCCGGTGCATAACTACCAAGTCATCCGCCACGAACTTCACCAGTACAGCCAGCAACTCGCCGAACGACCTGAAATCGTGGTGATTAGCAAAGCTGAATTACCCGAAGCGGCAGAAGCTCACGCCAGACTGAAAGCTGCCACCGGTCGCGACGTCTTACTGATCAGCGCGGTCACCGGTCAGGGGCTGAGCGATTTGATCTATCGCGTCGCGCAGCAATTGGACCAGCAGGTAAGCGCGGACCGGGCGACATCGTCCTAG
- a CDS encoding PQQ-binding-like beta-propeller repeat protein: MTPITRFRVLFSSWFLAALTCWTIGFTNAQYDAVAETRKLISQFSVGQADWPQMGGSSLRNCVGGAANIPTQWDVASGDNIIWSVPLGSTTYGNPVVANGRVFVGTNNGGGYVARYPKTTDLGVLLCFSEQDGKFLWQHSSEKLESGKKHDWPDQGICSTPLVDGERLWYVTSRGEVACLDTNGFYDRKNDGAKGEPNENTDEADVIWTYNMMDSLGVSQRYMANCSVTCAGPLLFVCTSQGVDEQNNTDDAPSLICLNRDTGTLVWSDNTPSLRVLHGQWSSPAYAVLGGVGQVLFGAGDGWLYSFDAQGDHGKAKLLWKFDCNPKDSRYVAGGSGNRNHIIAPPVVYDDRVYMAVGEDPEYGEGPGHLWCIEPTKRGDVSPTLVFNQADPSTPIAPKRLQALVEADGDIERDNPNSAMIWHYQGSNPQEFESTMHRACGGPTIKDDLLLIADFSGLVHCLDAKSGQPHWTHDMFAACWAAPAIVDDVAYISDEDGDIAIFKLSTEKELLGEWNMESAVYTTPTIANQRMFISTRNRLFAIGQKPADDK; encoded by the coding sequence ATGACACCGATCACGCGTTTTCGAGTTTTGTTCAGTAGTTGGTTTCTGGCAGCTTTAACTTGCTGGACCATAGGCTTTACCAACGCTCAGTACGATGCCGTCGCCGAGACACGCAAGCTGATTTCCCAATTCAGCGTCGGCCAGGCCGACTGGCCGCAAATGGGCGGTTCCTCGCTCCGCAATTGTGTTGGTGGAGCAGCCAATATTCCGACCCAATGGGACGTGGCGTCGGGCGACAACATTATATGGTCGGTTCCATTGGGTTCGACGACCTACGGAAATCCGGTAGTGGCCAATGGTCGAGTGTTCGTCGGAACCAACAACGGTGGGGGCTATGTGGCCCGGTATCCCAAGACGACAGACTTGGGTGTCCTGCTGTGCTTTTCCGAACAAGATGGAAAATTTCTGTGGCAGCACTCCAGTGAAAAACTGGAGTCGGGCAAGAAACACGACTGGCCCGACCAAGGTATCTGTTCAACGCCGTTAGTGGACGGCGAGCGGCTGTGGTATGTGACCAGTCGCGGCGAAGTGGCCTGCCTGGACACCAATGGCTTTTACGACCGGAAAAACGATGGTGCCAAGGGAGAGCCCAATGAAAACACCGACGAAGCCGACGTGATCTGGACATATAACATGATGGACTCATTGGGCGTCTCGCAGCGCTACATGGCCAACTGCTCAGTGACTTGTGCCGGCCCACTGCTGTTTGTTTGTACATCCCAAGGCGTGGACGAGCAGAACAACACAGATGATGCCCCAAGCCTGATTTGTTTGAATCGCGATACTGGCACTTTGGTATGGTCCGACAACACGCCTAGCCTGCGCGTACTGCATGGGCAATGGTCCTCACCCGCCTACGCGGTGCTTGGCGGAGTCGGTCAAGTTCTATTCGGTGCTGGCGATGGCTGGCTGTATTCGTTTGATGCCCAAGGTGACCATGGAAAAGCTAAACTGTTGTGGAAATTCGATTGTAATCCCAAGGATTCGCGGTACGTTGCGGGTGGTTCGGGCAATCGCAATCACATCATTGCACCACCCGTTGTTTATGACGACCGTGTGTACATGGCTGTAGGCGAGGATCCCGAATACGGTGAAGGACCAGGGCATCTCTGGTGTATCGAACCGACCAAACGCGGTGACGTGAGTCCCACGTTGGTCTTCAACCAAGCTGACCCCAGTACGCCCATCGCGCCCAAGCGGCTGCAAGCCCTGGTTGAGGCCGATGGTGACATCGAGCGCGACAATCCCAATTCGGCCATGATCTGGCATTATCAAGGTTCGAACCCCCAAGAATTCGAATCCACAATGCACCGCGCTTGCGGCGGACCGACGATTAAAGATGACTTGTTATTGATCGCCGATTTCAGCGGTCTGGTACACTGCTTGGATGCTAAATCCGGGCAACCTCACTGGACTCATGACATGTTCGCTGCTTGTTGGGCGGCACCAGCCATCGTGGACGACGTTGCTTACATTAGTGATGAAGATGGTGATATCGCCATCTTCAAATTAAGTACCGAGAAAGAACTGCTGGGCGAATGGAATATGGAGAGCGCCGTCTACACTACTCCCACCATTGCCAACCAGCGGATGTTCATTTCGACTCGCAATCGCCTATTTGCCATCGGTCAAAAACCGGCGGATGATAAGTAA
- a CDS encoding RluA family pseudouridine synthase, with amino-acid sequence MIVQFTVTEQIPFPARTVLGVVQAALKVKRTVAQQLVHEHAVSCRGRILLHGHQHLQVGDMLEIDYAPQPIKIRTIKTRQVQRFEIVYDDADFVVVNKPAGVLTVPTTKGESNTLQSQLRGWLNRQQPGAMAVCVHRLDRLVSGLLVFAKTYPVADLLRTQFASRKPQRLYTAFVSGQVAEDQGTIRNYLATNEQLTRYSSDNPQAGELAITHYRVIERWRDITQLEVRLETGRRNQIRVHLAEHGHPILGDPRYGPEEAQHRLWPYKRIALHAETLSILHPQTGQLLRLVAPWPQEFRDLKRKLTPRAQT; translated from the coding sequence TTGATTGTTCAATTTACCGTCACCGAGCAGATTCCCTTTCCAGCGCGAACCGTGCTGGGCGTGGTGCAAGCCGCCTTGAAGGTGAAGCGAACAGTGGCTCAGCAGCTTGTTCATGAACATGCCGTTTCGTGTCGCGGGCGCATTCTTCTGCATGGGCATCAGCATCTGCAAGTCGGCGACATGCTGGAAATCGACTACGCTCCGCAACCCATCAAGATTCGCACCATCAAGACTCGACAGGTTCAGCGGTTTGAAATCGTTTACGATGATGCCGATTTTGTTGTTGTCAATAAACCGGCGGGAGTGCTGACTGTCCCCACGACGAAAGGCGAATCCAACACGCTGCAAAGTCAACTGCGCGGCTGGCTCAACCGTCAACAGCCTGGTGCCATGGCTGTCTGTGTCCATCGACTGGACCGGTTGGTATCTGGACTCTTGGTATTCGCCAAGACGTATCCGGTAGCCGATCTGTTGCGAACGCAATTTGCCAGTCGCAAGCCGCAGCGACTGTACACGGCGTTTGTCAGCGGGCAGGTGGCTGAAGATCAGGGAACGATCCGTAATTACCTGGCTACCAATGAACAGCTAACACGCTATTCATCAGACAATCCGCAAGCCGGTGAATTGGCCATCACCCATTATCGAGTCATCGAGCGTTGGCGCGACATAACGCAACTAGAAGTTCGCCTGGAAACTGGACGACGCAATCAGATACGCGTTCACTTGGCCGAGCACGGGCATCCGATTTTAGGTGACCCAAGATACGGCCCGGAAGAAGCGCAGCATCGCCTGTGGCCCTACAAACGCATCGCCCTACATGCCGAAACATTATCCATTCTGCATCCCCAAACTGGGCAACTTCTACGCTTGGTGGCCCCTTGGCCCCAAGAATTCCGCGATCTAAAACGCAAGTTAACTCCGCGAGCGCAGACGTAG
- a CDS encoding thiamine-monophosphate kinase, with protein sequence MEQSFVAWAQVRARRLPQVKLGIGDDAAVLAAGADDWVVTTDSLMDGTHFRLSETSAARIGRKLVNVNLSDLAAMAAEPLAVFLTLCLPNSSPNAVPVDALAAELYESVCDVCQQHGIALAGGDTNCWNGPLVLHLTAIGKSVGGTVWTRSGAKPGDLVLVTGPLGGSLLGKHLDFQPRLDVARRLRESSAIHAAMDISDGLSIDLLRMCDASNCGAIVDLEQVPISQAAQEMALSDHKSPLEHALGDGEDFELLLAVEPEGLAQVSSRLEGVCRPVVCGQFTSRTGLWSRQGSRIEQLPASGYVHGQ encoded by the coding sequence ATGGAACAGTCGTTCGTGGCGTGGGCTCAGGTGCGGGCTCGACGTTTGCCGCAGGTCAAGTTGGGGATCGGTGATGATGCGGCGGTACTGGCAGCGGGGGCGGACGACTGGGTGGTCACGACCGATTCGCTCATGGATGGTACGCATTTTCGTCTGAGCGAAACATCAGCAGCGCGAATTGGTCGCAAGCTAGTGAATGTCAACTTGAGTGACTTAGCTGCGATGGCGGCTGAGCCCTTAGCAGTGTTTTTGACTCTGTGTTTGCCGAATTCCAGCCCCAACGCAGTGCCGGTCGATGCGTTGGCAGCTGAACTGTACGAGTCGGTTTGCGATGTGTGCCAACAGCATGGCATTGCGCTGGCTGGTGGTGACACCAATTGCTGGAATGGTCCGCTGGTATTGCACTTGACGGCCATCGGCAAGTCGGTTGGCGGAACCGTGTGGACTCGATCGGGGGCCAAGCCAGGTGATCTTGTGCTGGTTACGGGTCCGCTGGGAGGTAGTTTGTTGGGCAAGCACCTGGATTTTCAACCGCGACTGGATGTTGCCAGGCGACTGCGCGAGAGCTCGGCTATTCACGCCGCCATGGATATCAGCGATGGGCTGAGTATCGACCTGCTGCGGATGTGCGATGCATCGAACTGCGGTGCAATTGTCGATCTGGAGCAGGTGCCGATCAGCCAAGCTGCTCAGGAAATGGCCTTGTCCGATCACAAGTCGCCACTGGAACATGCCCTGGGCGATGGCGAAGATTTTGAATTGCTGCTGGCTGTGGAACCGGAGGGACTTGCCCAAGTGTCCAGTCGATTGGAAGGTGTTTGTCGGCCGGTAGTGTGCGGCCAATTTACTAGCCGTACCGGATTGTGGTCACGCCAAGGCTCCCGAATCGAACAATTGCCTGCGTCCGGTTATGTGCATGGGCAGTAG